A window of Jannaschia sp. M317 contains these coding sequences:
- a CDS encoding amidohydrolase — MDRLTNSDLSDLIALRRDLHRRPEISGEERETAACIAGALRALPVDRVITGLGGHGVAGVIEGAAPGPTVLLRCELDALPIHETGTPDWQSEIPGKGHLCGHDGHMVTVLGVGRILCRTRPARGRVVLMFQPAEEDGTGAIAVCEDSGFAPLAPDWAFALHNEPDVPRGVAHVPDGLASPPSVGLRLAFTGTEAHACAPETGTSPGDAMAALMTALPALSGGTFPQDGYRLVTLTHAVLGAPAFGIAPGRGEVWITCRTTSDASLAELEAMIRDQAARAAEAAGLTLEVTEHDRFLAGINTPEAAALLRAAASEAGLDAVPGVPLRASEDFGRFGHDCPSAMLLLGAGPGPALHNPDFDFDDDLIAPGAALLVGAVRRVTG; from the coding sequence ATGGACCGATTGACCAATTCCGACCTTTCCGACCTGATTGCCCTGCGTCGCGACCTTCACCGCCGTCCCGAGATTTCTGGCGAGGAGCGGGAGACCGCCGCCTGCATCGCCGGGGCCCTGCGCGCCCTGCCCGTCGACCGCGTGATCACGGGCCTGGGCGGTCACGGCGTCGCCGGCGTGATCGAGGGCGCGGCCCCCGGCCCCACGGTTCTGCTGCGCTGCGAACTCGACGCGCTGCCGATCCATGAAACGGGCACCCCCGACTGGCAAAGCGAGATCCCCGGCAAGGGGCACCTCTGCGGTCACGACGGGCATATGGTCACGGTGTTGGGCGTCGGGCGGATTCTCTGCCGGACGCGCCCGGCCCGCGGTCGGGTCGTCTTGATGTTCCAACCGGCAGAGGAAGACGGGACCGGTGCCATCGCGGTCTGCGAGGATTCTGGTTTTGCGCCGCTCGCCCCGGACTGGGCCTTTGCGCTGCACAACGAACCCGATGTTCCACGCGGCGTGGCCCATGTACCCGACGGTCTGGCCAGCCCGCCTTCGGTCGGGCTGCGTCTTGCCTTCACCGGAACCGAAGCCCATGCCTGCGCGCCGGAAACCGGCACCTCGCCCGGTGATGCCATGGCGGCGCTGATGACCGCCCTGCCCGCATTGTCGGGCGGCACCTTCCCACAGGACGGCTACCGGCTGGTCACCCTGACCCACGCCGTCCTTGGTGCCCCCGCGTTTGGCATCGCGCCTGGCCGAGGCGAGGTCTGGATCACCTGTCGCACCACCTCTGACGCCAGCCTCGCCGAGCTGGAGGCTATGATCCGCGACCAAGCCGCCCGTGCGGCCGAAGCCGCCGGCCTGACGTTGGAGGTCACCGAACACGACCGGTTCCTTGCAGGGATCAACACACCCGAAGCAGCGGCGCTTTTGCGCGCAGCCGCCAGCGAGGCAGGGCTGGACGCCGTTCCGGGCGTGCCGCTGCGCGCCTCGGAGGATTTCGGTCGCTTTGGCCACGACTGCCCATCGGCGATGCTGCTGCTGGGGGCCGGACCGGGTCCGGCGCTGCACAATCCAGACTTCGATTTCGACGATGATCTGATCGCGCCGGGGGCGGCGTTGCTGGTTGGGGCGGTCAGACGGGTGACGGGCTGA